The stretch of DNA CATTGCACCTGCCATACAGATTACACTGAGTGGAGCGGGTGACCGGTCTAAGATGGCGGCGCCGCGGCTCGTCCGCGCCAGTAGGTAGAAGCGGTCGATAGGGCGTCTATCTATATGATGTCTATGGTCAGGACCCCTCGTCTCACatttctctgacattttctccactgcatgtgtgtgtgtgtgtgggacaaGTTGAGGAATTgtcaaggaggaaaggagatgcgcattcGAGATTCTCCGGTGGTTGCATTTATTTCTCAAttccgtagataagcaaatgtacatatgATAACCGGCAATTTTCACACCGTGGTATACTGTAAAACTAGTATACCCTAgtagtagtcagcgtcaatgTTCGCTGAGCTACCCCCAAATCTAAATTTTGCTTCTGTTGAGCcattcacatatttttttttttcagtgtgtaatggggcgaagactaccttTCTcaacctttctgttcacttcaatccatctttaactctgcCAATTTTCTTTACAATAAGAAATGGCCAGTGACATTATGATTCAATAATTCGTGAGCCATcaagttataatctagctgcattaagcacaCACGCTCTAGGGATGAGCATTCACGcaacagagtgtgcctcagccgcATGCAGATTCAATCACTCACCCTtggatcgggacattcgcgcaactcatagaagaggcgctgactgcacagagaaatttGTAGTCATTTGCATGATCTGCGTCCGTATTATTTTAACGTTATAAAGAAATAATGCATtacatataactgcattaaagatgtaacgctgggTGTTTCCTTTGAAGATGCTCGACACGTAAGTTTTGCATCAGTGGATCAGCAGCTctagctccacttattccacaacaagtgatcatactttgcgatctacatcacctgaagtttggaaagtttagagtgcatctggactgtgagctgtgtaattcttcctctcctcagtcagtggtaaagacactggctaccacccctggagttcgctagttcaaatcccatggcgtgctgagtgacttcagccaggtctcctaagtaaccaaattggcccggttgctagggagggtagagtaacatggggtaacctcctcgtggttattataatgtggttagttctcggtggggcacgtggtgatttTAGCGTGGATGCCGTTAATCCTCTACATgagctatgtctccgtggcaacacgctcaagaagtcacgtgataagatgtgcaggttgacggtctcagatgcggaggcagctgggattcgtcctccgccacccagattgaggcgagtcactacatgaccacgaggacttaaaagcaatGCAAAATAAACTAAGCCCAGTCGGTAACTTATCTGCTTCAGTAAATAGCAATCATTTAAAActgcattttgtgtttactcagattaccTTTGTTAGATTTAGTTTGAatatttgaaacaatttagtatatgTACACAAAAACTCAGGGAAGGCTCAGGGGAAATCactttttcacatcactgtaaGCCAGATTGCATTGCAACAGAAGTTAAGATTTTCTCGTCACTTTTTCAAAACCTGCATTTTTCTTCTACATCCTCGCAACGCTCCAACCCCATTGAAAACAGTGTGTAGCCACCCTTGAAAGAATAACTCgcccaaacattaaaaaaaaggtgTATGGCTTTCGTtcttctcagggccagcaaagccttctctgctggcctaacatatcaaatatataaatatttttcatcctttcattctcaatcacctttttgcttatgtatttttaatcactttccactcttaatctacaaacaaaaagagaaaaaataaaaggttatctagtcagaatttattcattgatgcttacaagcgaagtgtgacaacggtttcacaaatcacatgcccaaagcagtgcgtgagtctgagcttcaccccttcagaatttctacagaatccctcatcagtgcaaatgaatgaccaactaatgtcagattgtcagccaatcagattgatttatttgttcttggtgggtgtgatctttaggatatgtcccggtccaggccttctagctggccttgagtgacgcaatcatgatTTGTGACGTAATTTGTAAGTGAAGTGAGCAAGATCTTGCTGACTAGTCGACTGTCATTactgccgctatcgccattgagaataATACTTATGGATATAAAAaaacaagatgttctgcatgaccgtgtgattgcttaatttattaaacaggaaaggatgattttcacttcaagcaaattggtaagtgctttttgcattgttatagcaacatcaggagttttcccAAGCGTAAATTATGCTGCTtgagtgtcagatcaagttttgaaaagtagtgctgcgttccattcaactctgaaagttggattttacaacttcctactaggaaaagtgcaattgaACGCATCTTGAAGTCATTGCAGAAATTCTCATCTCAATggtttcgccgagatgcaggggcatgatgtcacacaaacatgtccacactcagggagatatacatacaataaagtgataaacattcactttattaagtaatatagaTAAATGATTTCagttccacattacatgatattaaagcttgtttaacaaatgcttgcagaaacaggtgtatataACACTATTTATTTAGCTAATcttacacctgtagcacaaatgctagatctgcagcattgtttatcagttgggttgcaagGAGACATCTATAATGGGAGTCAAACATCTGCTAAGCTAACGgaattgcagttccgaatattaGGGAATAGAATGCAATAATAATCCGAGATATAAAGTAgtaatatcccacatccaacttgaatggaacgtagcataaccgtgtaccctgacaaaactaaatgtattgcaagcaacatttaaagatTATTATTAGATTGATTTTTGCAGGTATTATAGATCTAGactggtagattcatatgaaaaattatgatttttgaatgtctgttcaggagacgttcatttcacagtCATGCCGCAGTTAAAATTAGgattgcttgagcattaagtgtcgtttcaagttctggtttTCAagtgtggacgtgtttttaaaatggtattattagttagctgtgacaatgtatgatgcccaaagaaATAGGGTGTCTTACTCGTTGcgaaactgttttcttaatgtcATGAaacacactgaaggcctagactttaaatgcacagccCGCCActgcttctgctgaacacaaaattaagatttttagaagaatatctcagctctgttatgtccattcaatggaagtgaatggtgaccaaaactatgatgctgcaaaaagcacataaaggcagcataaaagtaatccatatgactccagtggtttaatccatgtcttttgaagtgatccagATGGTTTCGgatgaaaacagaaaaaatataattcctttttaaaataaatcttgacatcagtattctcattggcgatcatgatttcaagctcgattacacttcctattacATGGCACATGTGCGGAGTACTACATGGCGCTGTAagaagtgtaatagagcttgaaatcatgattgccaatgagaatgctgatgtcaagattaatagtaaaaaaggagttatatttggtctgttctcacccaaatctgATTAGATCACTTTAAAAAAACATGGATATAACAGCTAGAGTTGTATAGATtcattttatgttgcctttatgtggtttttggaggtTCAAAAATCGGGTcactattcatttgcattgtacagacctacagagtggagatattcttctaccaatctttgtttgtattttgcagaagaaagtaatacacatttgggatgtcatgatggtgagtaaatgatgagaatttgtttcatttttggattaattaAAACTTATTTTAGTCACATGGACTGAATGCTTGCAAGATCTTGTTCTCAAAATCACAATTGATATGTATAGTGCAATGTACTTATTTCATTTGGAAACAGTATTATacgtatttactgtaaatattgttaTTAACTGCATGTCTAATCAACTTGCAGTGCTTATTGTATTGTCCCATTTACAATTGTACTCTAAATGTTTAGTGCACAATGTCACTCTAATTTTTCTCTGTACTTTGAATATGGCAACAGGACTATTTCATTCCACAGTGTACTTTATTAATTAGAATGACGATGAAGCTTGAATTAGAGATGCAGCATTTACTCACAATAATGCAGCCCTCTATCCGCATGTTGACCTGTTCATAAAGCCACACCTGGATCCGAGAACGCTGAGCGGAGAGAAAGAATGAATGTACATAGGACATCTATCAAAGGTTCATTGCAAATTATCACAGAAGGAAATAAAAATATGAACTTACATTCTGTAGATACCTAAAAATAAGGTTCTGATAATAAAGTTAAGGAATCaaagataaataaacaataaaaattagACGCATGTTTATCAACACTTCAACATTCAGTATATCAACACTAAACTGGTGCAAACAGTTCAAATGAAGATAAAAACGTTTAACTGAAgacaataatattacaatatCTTTAATAACAAAATACTGATTGAATTACTACTACAAAATCCAAATATATCAATACAATGTCGACCATAAAAACGTTCTGGAGTAAGAAAGGATACAATGGGCTGCACCATGACCTTCTGCACCTTCTGTCCTTGTCCTCTGTACGCCATTCTTCTCAATAATACTCAGATATATTAGACGCAAAGGggtaaaattaaatgaaaaattttTGCCGCGGCGACGAAACTCTCACGTTGGATACTTGTTTCAATGGCGGCGCAGTTCCGGATGTTGAATGACGCAAAAATACTGAACTACTGATTGCTTGTAGCGCCGCTTGTGGCTGGGAGAGACATTACAGTTATGGATTCACACAGATTTGTAAGACGAGAAACTTTATCAATCGACGCTGTTGCCGTTTTATTCTCactataaatgtttgtttgtgtttataggACTCCTTCAAAGATTACACTTTAAACCAAGAACCATCACCCTAATTTCTAGTTTTCGCCATCATGAAGCGCACATATAAGACGGGAGCCATGGGTTCCATGGGCGAGGGGGCCATCAAATAGGTTTATGCTTATAGGggccccatatgctcagaaatggcCCTGACACCATTCTTTCACAAACTAATACGGTTCTCATGTTCAATACACAAACTCAACGATCCAGTCACAAAGTTTAACAGCTCACTGTGGTGgaatattttcattaaataacTGTTTGAATTTAGATTCATGAGTCATTTAGATcactttcatggtgcttttattttgtaattttggaacttgacagctcCAGATTTAGATTTTTAAGAATGgccaatattaattttttttttttctccaaaattcacattttgagttttgtcaacagaagaaagtcataaaggtttggaacgacatgagcaaataaataaataatgagagactttttattttattccttttaGTCAAATCTTGATTAAATGCTTTACAGCTTTTTCTAttgatatataaacaatacaacatacaataaataaataaataaataaacaaaataaaacaacaaaacagggTACAGCCAGggaatacattaaataaatggttACATTGCTTTCTTATTTTTCAAGTTCAGTTTAGTTTTTAAGTATTGTTGGACTTCTGTTTTAAAGATTAAACAGTGTTTTGTTCTTCCCGTACTTCAATTTATGTATTCTGAATTTACCTAGAGAAGAAAcagattaatcaaataatattccgtATAGTGAGACACATCATAATTGAATAAACCAAACAAAACCTAATCAAAACAAAGTTTAATATAATCTTGAACAACTAATGCGTTACAGCTGTGCTTACACACTTTCTTTTGAATTAGAGCCAAAAGTTATAAgtgagagggaaaaaaaactatTACGAAATTAATACTACAAGCCTGTTTAATCACCAAATTAAGCAAAATATGGGCTTTACACGGGCGCTTCCAAAGTATGAATAGAGCAATCAAAatccaattttattttaaaccgTTCAGTTTGATAGGTTACTAggttattataacaaacaaaatacatacattccaaattacataaaaaaatacaagtattcaaacttaatttaaataatttacattagaaaaaaaaaaaaaaaaaagagaaaaacaccaGGTAAAAAAGTATGAAATATACATCAAAGAAcacttacaaaaataatttaaaaaggaaGCACATTTTACATTCAGAAGATCTTTGGTGTTCTTTGA from Xyrauchen texanus isolate HMW12.3.18 chromosome 39, RBS_HiC_50CHRs, whole genome shotgun sequence encodes:
- the snrpe gene encoding small nuclear ribonucleoprotein E, with the translated sequence MAYRGQGQKVQKVMVQPINLIFRYLQNRSRIQVWLYEQVNMRIEGCIIGFDEYMNLVLDDAEEVHMKTKNRKPLGRIMLKGDNITLLQSVSN